In a single window of the Aridibaculum aurantiacum genome:
- a CDS encoding TonB-dependent receptor: MKLYILTFLVLLTGTTLTAQIEQGTITGKIYTSDGKPAPHVNITIKETKENIVAAEDGTYTINTDKECTCTIIVSFVGLATQEKIVTIKNGETIQLDFQLHENAAELNEVIVVATRSLNNRSTSIGKLPVAQRDLPQSIVVIDQAVLERQQVQSMTDVLQNTNGVYIMGTTGGYQEEIAARGYAFSSSNTFKNGSRVNNGIRHEFSSVEKIEVLKGGSAILYGNVAAGGILNIVTKKPKFETGGEVSFRTGSYDLYKPSFDVYGAIAGSKHFAYRVNGTYEKAGSFRDGVQSERFYFNPSLLYKVSNKTQFLLEGDYLKDNRTPDFGSGAINYAIADVPRSRTINVPWAYLKTQQYTTTATAIHNFSESVQLRGVASYQGLGNEMFSASRPASMSIRTDGTWMRGLQKTKTDESYYFSSVDLTAKLNTGKIRHTFLIGADADKYYTQSFAFATYRNNAIASSNKNVYDSINIFDPSTFNQRNDIPVLAAERITTSPITRYGAYVQDLVALSNRWKVLAGIRYSYQKNEVATVDTLLKGTQGFIAANAADAFSPRLGVVYQPTKNISFFTSYTNTFSVNTGVDVNNQALPPSISDQFEIGMKNDLFKGAVSANLTVYQIVNSNLAQTAIYLPDGGINTNSNIRELTGETTSKGIELDIISRPINGFNIIAGYSFNDMRYTGVNGNTVNGNIKGDRLRYNPSHTANASVFYNFSNNSALKGLCVGAGAFYIGDRLAGRNPTNSPTNTNKLIALPDFTTLDVNIGYNQPKYAVRLKVSNLLDKLSYNAHDDNSINPIAPRQVIATVNYKF; encoded by the coding sequence ATGAAACTATACATACTGACTTTCCTGGTATTACTGACAGGAACCACACTAACTGCTCAAATAGAACAAGGAACTATAACCGGTAAAATTTATACAAGTGATGGAAAGCCTGCCCCGCATGTGAACATCACCATTAAAGAAACCAAAGAAAACATAGTGGCGGCTGAAGATGGCACCTACACTATCAATACAGATAAAGAATGCACCTGCACGATCATTGTTTCTTTTGTAGGCCTTGCCACACAAGAGAAGATAGTAACGATCAAAAACGGTGAAACCATCCAATTAGATTTCCAGCTGCACGAGAATGCAGCTGAGCTGAATGAAGTGATCGTGGTTGCAACCAGGTCATTGAACAACCGTTCTACTTCTATAGGAAAATTACCTGTAGCACAACGTGACCTGCCCCAGAGCATAGTGGTGATTGACCAGGCTGTGTTGGAGCGCCAGCAGGTACAGTCAATGACTGACGTGTTGCAAAACACCAATGGAGTGTACATCATGGGTACTACCGGCGGCTACCAGGAAGAGATAGCTGCAAGAGGTTATGCATTTAGCAGCAGCAATACATTTAAGAATGGATCAAGGGTAAACAATGGCATCAGGCACGAGTTCAGCTCTGTAGAAAAGATAGAAGTATTGAAAGGCGGCAGCGCCATCCTTTATGGCAATGTAGCGGCAGGCGGCATCCTGAACATTGTGACCAAGAAACCGAAATTTGAAACTGGCGGAGAAGTCAGCTTCCGCACAGGTAGTTATGATCTTTATAAACCATCCTTTGATGTATATGGAGCTATAGCCGGCAGCAAACATTTTGCTTACCGTGTAAATGGCACCTATGAAAAAGCTGGTAGCTTTCGCGATGGTGTGCAGTCGGAGCGCTTTTACTTCAATCCCTCCCTGCTTTACAAGGTGAGCAACAAAACCCAATTCTTGCTGGAAGGCGATTACCTGAAAGACAATCGCACACCAGATTTTGGTTCGGGCGCAATAAATTATGCAATAGCAGATGTGCCACGTTCACGCACTATCAATGTGCCTTGGGCTTATCTAAAAACACAACAGTATACCACAACCGCCACCGCCATTCACAATTTTTCTGAAAGTGTACAACTACGCGGTGTTGCTTCCTACCAGGGTCTTGGAAACGAGATGTTTTCTGCGTCGCGTCCTGCTTCTATGTCTATAAGAACTGATGGTACATGGATGCGTGGGTTGCAAAAAACAAAAACAGATGAAAGCTATTATTTCTCCTCTGTTGACCTGACGGCAAAGTTGAATACAGGCAAGATCAGGCATACCTTCCTTATAGGAGCTGATGCTGATAAGTACTACACTCAATCATTTGCATTTGCCACTTATAGAAACAACGCAATAGCCAGCAGCAACAAAAATGTTTACGACAGCATCAACATATTTGATCCTTCCACTTTTAACCAGCGCAACGATATACCTGTACTTGCTGCTGAACGTATCACCACCTCGCCTATTACCAGGTATGGTGCTTATGTGCAAGACCTGGTGGCACTGTCTAACAGATGGAAAGTGCTGGCAGGCATCCGCTACTCTTACCAGAAAAACGAGGTAGCTACGGTAGACACATTATTGAAAGGCACACAAGGATTTATTGCAGCCAATGCAGCTGATGCTTTTAGTCCTCGATTGGGTGTTGTATACCAGCCAACCAAAAACATCTCGTTCTTCACCAGCTATACCAATACATTTTCTGTTAACACTGGCGTTGATGTAAACAACCAGGCGCTGCCGCCATCCATCAGCGACCAGTTTGAGATTGGTATGAAGAATGACCTTTTTAAAGGTGCTGTATCAGCCAACCTAACGGTTTACCAGATTGTGAACAGCAACCTGGCACAGACAGCTATCTACCTGCCTGATGGAGGCATCAACACCAATAGCAACATTCGTGAACTTACAGGTGAAACCACCAGCAAAGGCATAGAACTAGATATCATCAGCCGCCCTATCAATGGCTTTAATATCATTGCCGGCTACAGTTTTAACGATATGCGCTACACAGGTGTCAATGGAAACACTGTCAACGGGAACATTAAAGGCGACAGGCTGCGCTACAACCCGTCGCACACCGCCAATGCCAGCGTGTTTTACAACTTCAGCAATAATTCTGCTTTAAAAGGATTGTGCGTGGGTGCAGGTGCCTTTTACATTGGCGACAGGTTGGCGGGTAGAAATCCTACCAACAGCCCAACCAATACTAATAAACTGATAGCACTTCCTGATTTTACCACACTGGATGTGAACATTGGCTACAACCAGCCAAAGTACGCCGTACGACTGAAGGTTTCGAACCTGCTTGACAAGCTTAGCTACAATGCACACGATGACAATAGCATTAACCCTATTGCGCCGCGGCAGGTAATTGCTACCGTTAATTATAAATTTTAG
- a CDS encoding phytanoyl-CoA dioxygenase family protein: protein MIQANVPWVESPFFEEELEKKNLSAEQKKLVQDYHNDGYVVISGLVPESLIDRTREDVETKAFNPDFEIKTHRDHSRIQDFWMVSDASKELAIFPKILDMLELLYGREPVPFQTLNFRVGSQQRAHSDTIHFSSLPARFMCGVWVALEDITEENGPVFYHPGSHRLPEYDFTQIKETAHDTSYDDYKDYEDFIEKIVQVNNFPKRKFLAKKGDVLIWSSNIIHGGSPVTKEGSTRYSQVTHYFFKDCYYYTPMLSNMVTKELYLRTSLVNIKTGEKVEQTYNGKKLNYISTGNNLFILNDRLKPVPKSLKFLGKVF from the coding sequence ATGATACAAGCCAATGTGCCATGGGTAGAGTCACCCTTTTTTGAAGAAGAACTGGAAAAGAAGAACCTTTCTGCAGAGCAAAAGAAATTGGTGCAGGATTATCATAATGATGGATACGTTGTTATTTCTGGTCTTGTGCCCGAGTCGCTTATTGATAGAACAAGAGAAGATGTAGAGACGAAAGCTTTCAATCCTGATTTTGAAATCAAAACCCATCGCGATCATTCACGGATCCAGGACTTCTGGATGGTTTCGGATGCATCTAAAGAGTTGGCTATTTTTCCTAAGATACTCGACATGCTGGAGTTGCTTTATGGCAGGGAGCCCGTTCCATTCCAGACATTAAACTTCAGGGTAGGATCGCAACAAAGAGCCCATTCTGATACCATACACTTTAGCTCGCTTCCAGCACGTTTTATGTGCGGTGTTTGGGTGGCTTTGGAAGATATCACAGAAGAGAATGGACCTGTATTTTATCACCCGGGTTCACATCGTTTACCTGAATACGATTTTACCCAGATAAAAGAAACTGCACACGATACTTCTTACGATGATTATAAAGATTATGAAGATTTCATTGAGAAGATCGTGCAGGTAAACAATTTCCCTAAGAGAAAGTTCCTGGCAAAAAAGGGAGATGTTCTTATCTGGTCATCTAATATCATTCATGGCGGATCGCCTGTTACAAAAGAAGGTTCTACCCGTTATTCCCAGGTAACGCATTACTTCTTCAAAGACTGTTACTATTATACTCCTATGCTTTCTAACATGGTCACCAAAGAACTTTATTTGCGTACCTCTTTGGTAAATATAAAAACAGGAGAAAAGGTAGAGCAGACCTATAATGGAAAGAAGCTAAACTATATTTCTACAGGTAATAACCTTTTTATTCTAAACGACAGGCTGAAGCCGGTGCCAAAGTCATTGAAGTTTCTTGGTAAAGTATTCTAG
- a CDS encoding DUF4256 domain-containing protein, whose amino-acid sequence MKTKGSTNKLLPQQREELLTTLKTRFEKNMVRHKEIKWEDVQEKLAANEDKLWSLHEMEQTGGEPDVVAKDEQSGQYIFFDCSAESPAGRRSFCYDLEGLESRKEHRPKNNAIDMAASMGIELLTEEQYHYLQQLGNFDQKTSSWLKTPAAIRELGGAIFGDLRFGRVFIYHNGAQSYYGSRGFRGVLKV is encoded by the coding sequence ATGAAGACAAAGGGCAGTACCAACAAATTGTTGCCACAACAGCGTGAAGAGCTGTTGACTACATTGAAGACACGATTTGAAAAGAACATGGTTCGTCATAAAGAGATAAAGTGGGAAGATGTACAGGAGAAGCTAGCTGCCAATGAAGACAAACTGTGGTCACTACATGAAATGGAGCAAACAGGTGGAGAGCCTGATGTGGTTGCTAAAGATGAGCAGTCAGGCCAGTACATCTTTTTCGATTGCTCAGCTGAAAGTCCTGCAGGGCGTAGAAGTTTTTGTTACGACCTGGAAGGGCTGGAGTCGCGGAAGGAACACCGGCCAAAGAACAATGCAATAGACATGGCTGCATCTATGGGAATAGAGCTTTTGACCGAAGAGCAATATCATTACCTGCAACAGCTGGGAAATTTTGATCAGAAAACATCGAGTTGGTTGAAAACACCTGCAGCCATAAGAGAATTAGGTGGAGCTATATTTGGTGATTTACGTTTCGGTAGGGTGTTTATTTACCACAATGGTGCGCAATCCTACTATGGAAGCAGGGGCTTCAGAGGAGTGCTGAAAGTTTAA
- a CDS encoding agenet domain-containing protein, with translation MKKLLLLLVVIACYFQSISQNFNAGSSVEIYWSGSWYKGKVNEVKDGKYKISYDGWSSTWDEWVGTDRLRAPGSKKEYKPAEQTTAGTNTNSSSTQNTTTATVNGFETTTQPSDEPVRPGVSPLAGKWEATITNGYKGDKLTFEVSKDGKKIQNVVFKGYWKNRSRGFTEVLLNLDPPLPFDISNGSFARVQRVPSARMWWDVTGRFATPTTAEGTYRCTYAGGESDTYKLKWTAKRVGK, from the coding sequence ATGAAAAAGCTATTGCTCCTGCTGGTCGTGATCGCATGTTACTTCCAGTCTATCAGCCAGAACTTTAACGCCGGAAGCAGTGTAGAAATATACTGGAGCGGCTCCTGGTACAAAGGGAAAGTAAATGAAGTAAAAGACGGGAAGTACAAGATCTCCTACGATGGCTGGAGTTCCACCTGGGATGAGTGGGTAGGCACCGACAGGTTACGGGCACCAGGATCTAAAAAAGAATACAAACCTGCCGAACAAACAACTGCAGGCACAAACACCAACAGCAGTTCCACACAGAATACTACCACAGCTACCGTTAATGGTTTTGAAACCACCACTCAACCTTCTGATGAGCCGGTAAGGCCTGGGGTATCGCCACTGGCCGGTAAATGGGAAGCAACCATCACCAATGGCTACAAAGGTGACAAGCTGACTTTTGAAGTTTCAAAAGATGGAAAGAAGATACAGAACGTGGTTTTTAAAGGATACTGGAAAAACAGGAGCCGCGGCTTTACTGAAGTTTTGCTAAACCTTGATCCGCCACTGCCGTTCGACATTAGCAATGGATCGTTTGCGCGTGTACAACGTGTACCATCTGCACGTATGTGGTGGGATGTGACAGGCCGCTTTGCCACACCTACAACAGCAGAAGGAACCTACAGGTGCACCTACGCCGGCGGCGAAAGCGACACCTACAAATTGAAGTGGACTGCAAAAAGAGTAGGTAAATAA
- a CDS encoding STAS/SEC14 domain-containing protein: MIHIETRSNIIYTTVSGTLDNAAVDQQFDVINRALEKHEKLRWYYEMNDFEGWNITSFFKDSLESMKRTAKFDKIAMVGDKKWQNLMAQVSKALTPAEVRFFDLDQKDEAKRWIEE; encoded by the coding sequence ATGATCCATATCGAAACGAGGAGCAATATTATTTACACCACAGTATCAGGTACTTTAGATAATGCAGCTGTAGATCAACAATTTGATGTGATCAATCGTGCGCTTGAAAAGCATGAAAAACTGCGCTGGTATTACGAGATGAATGACTTTGAAGGCTGGAACATCACTTCATTCTTCAAGGACTCGCTAGAGTCGATGAAGCGCACTGCGAAATTTGATAAAATAGCAATGGTCGGCGACAAGAAGTGGCAAAACCTGATGGCGCAGGTTTCTAAAGCATTAACACCTGCAGAAGTTCGTTTTTTTGATCTCGATCAGAAAGATGAGGCGAAAAGATGGATAGAGGAGTAG
- a CDS encoding gamma-glutamyltransferase family protein: MKHLLLLLSIFLGFQLHAQTTQKPVLHGKNWMAITGKPLAATAGSMVFQKGGNAVDAACAMLAATCTMWDVLSWGGETQALIYNPKTKKVIAINAMGVAPTGATADFFKSKGYSFPPEYGPLAATTPGTPGGLCYMLAQYGTMSLAQVLEPAMQLAAGYPMEAQTANSIERGKERIKQWPYSKKVLLTHLGEGREAPHAGEIFVQKDLLQTLQKMVDAERAALKKGKSRRDAIMAAYDRFYKGDIAKEFVRGSKEQGGLITMQDLARWKVIEEEPLKVNYKGIDVYKMQQWTQGPMLLQSLNILENFDLKCMGYNSAKYLHTLYQTLNLAFADRDFYYGDPYFAPAEPIKGLLSKEYAKQRAQLIKDDKNDPFIGPGDPYPFEGRTNPYVEMLKKRGYELDTSRRNFAPQHDVQNTLGKNEYQEKLWMGTTTVEAADKEGWIVSITPSGGWIPACIAGNTGIGMSQRMQSFVLDSTLNPFNVVAPGKRPRVTLTPSIALKEGKPFLAFGVQGGDTQDQNLLQFFLNMVEFGMNVQQAAEAANFNSNQLWLSLGGTKTVDRKPKAGNILLNKNTPETVREQLKKMGYIMTFEDRTSGPINAIYFDWKHGSLWGGSSNYGEDYGIGW; this comes from the coding sequence ATGAAACACCTGTTGCTACTTCTTTCGATCTTTTTAGGTTTTCAACTCCATGCGCAAACAACACAAAAACCGGTTCTGCACGGAAAAAATTGGATGGCGATCACCGGCAAACCATTAGCCGCCACAGCGGGTTCAATGGTTTTTCAAAAAGGTGGTAATGCTGTAGATGCTGCATGTGCAATGCTGGCCGCCACATGTACCATGTGGGATGTGCTTAGCTGGGGCGGAGAAACGCAGGCGCTGATATATAATCCCAAAACAAAAAAAGTGATTGCCATCAATGCAATGGGTGTAGCACCAACGGGTGCAACAGCTGATTTTTTCAAAAGCAAAGGATACAGTTTTCCACCAGAGTATGGTCCGCTTGCTGCAACCACGCCAGGTACGCCTGGTGGCCTGTGTTATATGCTTGCGCAATATGGTACCATGAGTTTAGCGCAGGTGCTCGAGCCTGCCATGCAGTTGGCTGCAGGATATCCTATGGAAGCACAAACAGCCAATAGTATAGAAAGAGGAAAAGAACGTATCAAGCAATGGCCATACAGCAAAAAGGTTTTGCTGACCCACCTGGGTGAAGGAAGAGAAGCGCCTCATGCAGGAGAAATTTTTGTACAGAAGGACCTGTTGCAAACACTGCAAAAAATGGTGGACGCTGAGCGCGCTGCATTGAAAAAAGGTAAAAGCCGACGTGATGCCATCATGGCTGCTTATGATCGTTTTTATAAAGGTGATATAGCAAAAGAATTTGTACGCGGCAGCAAAGAGCAAGGCGGACTTATCACCATGCAGGATCTTGCCCGTTGGAAGGTGATAGAAGAGGAGCCTCTTAAGGTAAATTATAAGGGCATTGATGTTTACAAAATGCAACAATGGACGCAAGGTCCTATGCTGTTGCAGTCGCTCAATATTTTGGAAAACTTTGACTTGAAGTGTATGGGCTACAACAGCGCAAAGTATTTGCACACGTTGTACCAAACACTCAACCTGGCTTTCGCTGATCGCGACTTCTACTATGGTGATCCTTATTTTGCCCCGGCAGAACCTATAAAAGGTTTGCTTAGCAAGGAATATGCAAAGCAGCGTGCGCAGCTGATAAAAGATGATAAAAACGATCCGTTCATTGGTCCCGGCGATCCGTATCCTTTTGAAGGCAGAACAAATCCGTATGTAGAGATGCTAAAGAAAAGAGGCTATGAGTTGGATACTTCAAGAAGGAATTTTGCGCCGCAACATGATGTGCAGAATACGCTTGGTAAGAATGAATACCAGGAAAAACTTTGGATGGGAACTACTACTGTAGAAGCGGCTGATAAAGAAGGATGGATTGTTTCTATTACACCCAGCGGTGGATGGATACCTGCATGTATTGCCGGTAACACCGGTATAGGCATGAGCCAGCGCATGCAAAGCTTCGTGCTGGATTCTACGCTTAACCCATTCAATGTTGTAGCGCCTGGTAAACGACCACGCGTTACGCTTACGCCTTCTATTGCATTAAAAGAGGGAAAGCCTTTCCTGGCATTTGGTGTACAGGGCGGCGATACACAAGATCAAAACCTGTTACAGTTTTTCCTGAATATGGTAGAGTTTGGTATGAATGTGCAACAAGCTGCAGAAGCAGCCAATTTCAATTCAAACCAATTGTGGCTTTCTTTAGGTGGTACAAAAACAGTCGACAGGAAACCTAAAGCAGGTAATATTTTACTGAACAAGAACACCCCGGAAACGGTACGCGAACAGCTAAAGAAGATGGGATACATTATGACGTTTGAAGACCGTACCAGCGGCCCTATCAATGCCATCTACTTCGACTGGAAGCACGGCAGCCTGTGGGGCGGTTCCAGTAACTATGGTGAAGATTATGGAATAGGATGGTAG
- a CDS encoding RibD family protein: MDSIKPYVICHMLGSVDGRIKQDIWGFTDHHKYFEETAEKIPADAWLVGRVTMQEFSSKQQHSIAATANISYEDFVAEKVSETFAVVIDPSGKCTWDSNMVSTEQVIEVLTEKVSTGYLEHLRNKNVSYIFGGKEELDLQLVLQKLKGLFGIETLRIDGGGHVNGSFLKAGLIDEFSLVLAPVADGTIGSPTVFEAEEGYGDRKATQFKIKSVERIYDDFLWIRYQVIKDNVGR; encoded by the coding sequence ATGGATAGTATAAAACCGTATGTTATTTGCCATATGTTAGGCTCGGTAGATGGAAGGATAAAACAAGACATCTGGGGCTTTACAGATCATCATAAATATTTTGAAGAAACAGCTGAAAAGATACCTGCAGATGCATGGCTGGTGGGGCGTGTTACCATGCAGGAATTTTCAAGTAAGCAACAGCATTCAATTGCAGCTACAGCTAATATTTCTTATGAAGATTTTGTGGCTGAGAAGGTGAGCGAAACTTTTGCGGTTGTCATTGATCCTTCCGGTAAATGTACTTGGGATAGCAATATGGTATCTACCGAACAGGTGATTGAAGTACTTACTGAAAAGGTTTCAACAGGTTATTTAGAGCACCTTCGTAATAAGAACGTTTCTTACATATTCGGTGGAAAAGAAGAGCTGGACCTGCAGCTTGTTTTGCAAAAACTAAAGGGCCTGTTTGGAATAGAGACATTGCGTATAGATGGCGGTGGTCATGTAAATGGTTCTTTTCTGAAAGCAGGATTGATAGATGAATTCAGCCTGGTGCTGGCTCCTGTAGCAGATGGAACAATCGGCTCGCCTACAGTGTTTGAAGCAGAGGAAGGATATGGTGATAGAAAAGCAACACAGTTCAAGATAAAGTCTGTAGAACGTATTTATGACGACTTCTTATGGATCCGCTACCAGGTTATAAAAGATAATGTAGGGAGATAG
- a CDS encoding choice-of-anchor I family protein — translation MIRTATLFFFSLIFILPASLQAQNIITQWNFNSNPPDASNTTGSTVASTGTGTISTIGGATAAFSSGSANGGSSDPGSDNTGWNISGFPAQGAANKTAGIQFSASTVGHQNIVVMFDLRHSNTAPRHFSVQYTTDVNASPVVWTEFTVDSTTAGDTWVNKRTYDMSSISALANNANAGFRVVAAFRPATSTYIPSTLTSNYATTGTWRFDMITIKDTTYPALGAVSFVGTRADVMETTTEVKVVAKIMGGGAAASADLEILPISTATAGTDYVIPASMKFEWEAGADNVNDTIIFTINNDALAEPAEYFIVRLVNPVNVTLPAATANHFTVMIMDDDRQAPVATQSVTLQHVASFSNGTAGTNSAEIVAHDPATQRLFIANSIGGKIDIVDFSNPASASLISSIAMTPYDNINSIAFRNGVLAAAVENADPQLPGKVVFFNASGNFISQVEVGAMPDMITFNHAGTKVLTANEGEPNANYTIDPEGSISIIDISGGVANVTAANVTTATFGSFNSQAAALRAAGVRIFGPGATVAQDMEPEYITISDNDQLTYVACQENNAIAVVDIATATVIEIRPLGIKDHMAAGNALDVSDQGGLVQIANWPVKGLYMPDAIASYRVGGETYIITANEGDAREYTGAIVEAQRLGSSSYTLDPVKFPYAEALKANLGRLNVTNASGDTDGDGDFDEIHAFGARSISIWNATTGALVWDSKDEMEVITAKHPVFGAIFNASNANNNLKNRSDDKGPEPEGIALGEINGKQYAFVALERIGGCMVYDVTDPANPLFVDYANTRSVATYGGDNGAEGVIFISAANSPNGKPMVILANEVSSTLTFYNINTPVLNIALAGISASNNGSYNKINWNTHSEATGDRFELQRSTDGNSFRSIANINANGTPSAYVYKDESPAIGVNYYRLQLHHVDGTSTYSRVVTATTGVANKALVKVFPNPVTDKLVVRVDASQTGAGQVRISNLAGVVVLAKTINQQVEIDMQELPAGIYTVTYSNNSYHEAIQVVKK, via the coding sequence ATGATTCGTACTGCTACATTATTTTTCTTTTCCTTGATTTTTATTCTGCCTGCCAGCTTACAGGCGCAGAACATCATCACCCAATGGAATTTTAATTCCAATCCTCCCGATGCTTCCAATACAACGGGATCTACAGTTGCCTCTACTGGTACTGGAACCATTTCAACTATAGGTGGTGCTACAGCTGCATTTTCTTCGGGTTCAGCCAATGGTGGCTCATCAGACCCAGGAAGTGATAATACCGGCTGGAACATCAGTGGTTTTCCAGCACAGGGTGCAGCAAATAAAACTGCAGGTATACAGTTCAGTGCTTCTACTGTAGGTCATCAAAACATAGTTGTTATGTTCGACCTGCGCCACAGCAATACAGCACCACGCCACTTCAGCGTGCAGTATACTACTGATGTAAATGCTTCACCTGTTGTTTGGACTGAATTTACTGTTGATTCTACCACAGCCGGCGATACGTGGGTGAATAAACGTACATACGATATGAGCAGCATTTCTGCTCTAGCCAATAATGCCAATGCAGGTTTCCGTGTAGTGGCTGCCTTCAGGCCAGCTACCAGCACTTATATACCCAGCACACTTACCAGTAACTATGCCACTACCGGCACCTGGCGGTTTGATATGATTACTATAAAAGACACTACTTATCCTGCTCTTGGTGCGGTAAGTTTTGTAGGTACACGTGCCGATGTAATGGAGACAACTACTGAAGTAAAAGTAGTTGCGAAAATAATGGGTGGTGGCGCAGCAGCCTCTGCTGACCTGGAGATACTACCTATCAGCACGGCCACTGCCGGAACGGATTATGTCATTCCTGCTTCCATGAAATTTGAATGGGAGGCTGGTGCTGACAATGTGAATGATACCATCATCTTTACCATTAACAATGATGCACTTGCTGAGCCAGCGGAGTATTTTATTGTTCGCCTGGTAAACCCGGTAAATGTTACACTTCCTGCGGCTACAGCCAATCACTTTACTGTTATGATCATGGATGATGACAGGCAGGCGCCGGTGGCAACACAAAGCGTGACGCTACAACATGTTGCCTCGTTTAGCAACGGTACTGCAGGAACTAACTCTGCTGAAATAGTAGCCCACGACCCTGCTACACAGCGTTTGTTCATTGCCAATTCCATTGGTGGTAAAATAGACATCGTCGACTTCAGCAATCCTGCTAGTGCTTCTCTCATCTCTTCCATTGCGATGACGCCTTATGACAATATCAATTCAATAGCATTTCGCAATGGTGTGTTAGCTGCGGCTGTGGAAAATGCAGATCCGCAACTGCCGGGTAAGGTGGTTTTCTTCAATGCCAGCGGTAACTTTATCAGCCAGGTAGAAGTAGGTGCAATGCCTGATATGATTACCTTCAATCATGCAGGAACTAAAGTGCTTACAGCCAACGAAGGAGAGCCTAATGCCAATTATACAATAGATCCTGAAGGTTCTATCTCTATCATCGATATTTCTGGAGGCGTAGCTAATGTTACTGCAGCCAATGTTACTACTGCCACCTTTGGTAGCTTCAATAGCCAGGCTGCAGCATTAAGAGCAGCAGGTGTACGTATATTTGGCCCGGGTGCTACAGTAGCGCAGGATATGGAACCGGAGTATATCACCATTTCTGACAATGACCAACTGACTTATGTTGCCTGCCAGGAAAACAATGCAATAGCAGTGGTAGATATTGCTACCGCTACCGTTATTGAGATCCGGCCTTTAGGCATCAAAGATCATATGGCTGCTGGTAATGCATTAGATGTAAGCGACCAGGGTGGATTGGTACAGATTGCTAATTGGCCGGTGAAAGGACTTTATATGCCTGATGCCATTGCTTCTTACAGAGTAGGCGGAGAAACATATATCATCACTGCCAATGAAGGCGATGCAAGAGAATACACTGGTGCAATCGTAGAAGCTCAGCGCCTTGGCAGTAGCAGCTATACATTAGATCCTGTGAAGTTTCCTTACGCAGAAGCGTTGAAAGCAAATCTTGGCCGTTTGAATGTAACCAATGCTTCAGGCGACACAGATGGTGATGGTGACTTTGATGAAATACATGCTTTTGGTGCACGCTCTATATCTATCTGGAATGCTACCACAGGTGCTTTGGTTTGGGATAGTAAAGATGAAATGGAAGTGATCACAGCTAAGCACCCGGTGTTTGGTGCCATCTTCAATGCCAGCAATGCTAACAACAACTTGAAGAACCGCAGTGATGACAAAGGACCAGAACCTGAAGGAATAGCACTGGGAGAGATCAATGGAAAACAATATGCTTTTGTAGCACTGGAGCGTATAGGTGGTTGTATGGTATACGATGTAACGGATCCTGCTAATCCATTGTTCGTTGATTATGCTAATACACGCAGCGTGGCTACTTACGGTGGCGACAATGGTGCAGAAGGCGTAATCTTTATTTCTGCAGCCAACTCGCCTAATGGAAAGCCGATGGTGATCTTGGCAAACGAAGTTTCCTCTACGCTTACTTTTTACAACATCAATACACCTGTGCTGAATATTGCTCTTGCAGGAATTTCTGCAAGCAACAATGGCAGCTACAACAAAATAAACTGGAACACCCACAGCGAAGCAACAGGCGACCGTTTTGAACTGCAACGCAGCACCGATGGTAACAGCTTTAGAAGTATAGCTAATATCAATGCTAATGGCACACCTTCGGCTTATGTATACAAGGATGAAAGTCCTGCAATAGGTGTAAACTACTACAGGCTGCAGCTTCACCATGTGGATGGCACCAGCACATACAGCCGCGTAGTGACAGCAACAACAGGTGTAGCTAATAAGGCATTGGTTAAAGTATTTCCTAATCCTGTAACAGATAAACTGGTGGTGCGTGTAGATGCATCTCAAACAGGTGCTGGGCAAGTACGCATCAGCAATCTTGCGGGTGTGGTTGTACTTGCAAAAACAATTAATCAACAAGTAGAGATCGATATGCAGGAACTACCTGCTGGTATATATACAGTTACTTATTCTAACAACAGTTACCATGAGGCAATTCAGGTTGTAAAAAAGTAA